One window of Rhizobium leguminosarum genomic DNA carries:
- a CDS encoding putative DNA modification/repair radical SAM protein, translated as MKKSLTERLAILSDAAKYDASCASSGTVKRDSATSGGLGSTEGSGICHAYAPDGRCISLLKILLTNFCIYDCAYCVNRSSSNVERARFTPEEVIWLTLEFYRRNYIEGLFLSSGIIRSSDYTMEEMVRIVRELRVTHNFRGYIHLKSIPEASPRLIEQAGLYADRLSLNIELPTDNGISRFAPEKKPANIRRSMGDLRLKIEAADEPTLQTKKRQRFVPAGQSTQMIVGADGANDATILATSGRLYSSYGLKRVYYSAFSPIPDSSKNLPLIKPPLMREHRLYQADWLYRFYGFGIDEITANQTGGMLDLNLDPKLAWALANRADFPVDINRAERERLLRVPGLGTKTVKAIVSARRFRRLRLDDLSRLGVSIKKVQSFISAEGWSPRRLIDRPDLRAMFEPKPEQLSLL; from the coding sequence ATGAAGAAGTCGCTAACAGAACGCTTGGCCATCCTTTCCGACGCCGCCAAATATGATGCTTCCTGCGCATCCAGCGGCACGGTGAAACGCGATTCGGCGACAAGCGGCGGGCTCGGCTCGACCGAGGGATCCGGTATCTGCCATGCCTATGCCCCGGATGGGCGGTGCATTTCGCTTCTCAAAATATTGCTGACCAATTTCTGCATCTACGACTGCGCTTATTGCGTCAATCGTTCGTCGAGCAATGTCGAACGGGCGCGCTTCACGCCCGAGGAGGTCATCTGGCTGACGCTGGAATTCTACCGCCGCAACTATATCGAAGGCCTGTTTCTTTCCTCGGGCATTATTCGTTCATCCGACTATACGATGGAAGAGATGGTCCGCATCGTCCGCGAACTGCGTGTGACGCATAATTTTCGCGGCTATATCCATTTGAAGTCGATCCCCGAAGCATCGCCGCGTTTGATCGAGCAAGCGGGGCTCTATGCCGACCGGCTGTCGCTGAATATCGAGTTGCCGACGGATAACGGCATCAGCCGCTTCGCGCCGGAAAAGAAACCCGCCAATATCCGCCGATCGATGGGCGATCTCAGGCTGAAGATCGAGGCCGCCGACGAACCGACGCTGCAGACAAAGAAGCGTCAGCGCTTCGTGCCGGCCGGCCAGAGCACGCAGATGATCGTTGGCGCCGACGGAGCCAACGATGCGACGATCCTGGCGACCAGCGGCCGGCTTTACAGCAGCTACGGCCTGAAGCGTGTCTATTACTCTGCCTTCAGCCCGATCCCGGATTCGTCGAAAAACCTGCCGCTGATCAAACCGCCGCTGATGCGCGAACACCGGCTCTATCAGGCCGACTGGCTTTATCGCTTCTACGGTTTCGGCATCGATGAGATTACCGCCAACCAGACGGGCGGCATGCTCGATCTGAACCTCGACCCCAAACTTGCCTGGGCGCTCGCCAATCGAGCCGATTTTCCCGTCGATATCAACAGGGCCGAGCGCGAACGGTTGCTGCGTGTGCCGGGTCTCGGGACCAAGACCGTCAAAGCGATCGTTTCGGCACGCCGGTTTCGTCGCCTGCGGCTCGACGATCTCTCGCGGCTCGGTGTTTCGATCAAGAAGGTCCAATCCTTCATCTCGGCGGAAGGCTGGTCGCCGCGCCGGCTGATCGACCGGCCGGACCTTCGCGCCATGTTCGAGCCGAAACCTGAACAATTGTCGTTGCTGTGA
- a CDS encoding ATP-binding protein has product MHKSAMSLSVSQRLWPALSLHHRIRRMWWAYAVIALLAVIASLWAGGEIGRRRAEAALEEQARMDARLNAALLRTVLEKYRALPFVLSQDAALAAALTGNDAGTFERLSQKLEKLAAGTKAAVIYVIDKDGIAVSASNWREPTSFVGNDYRFREYFRGAAERGQAEHFALGTVSKKPGLYISQRISGSNGLLGVVVVKVEFDDVEADWNASNTPSYVVDERGIVLITSIPSWRFMTIGRIADDRLTAIRESLQFGAAPLQPLPLDFVRNLGDGLDVVEIVMPGDAGKTRFLDVGMPVPATGWQLQHLVALGPSIDAGIREARMLALLILLPLLAGAAFLLRRRHTITLRIFREQQAREELERRVAERTLDLSQARDRLQAEIIGHKSTEQRLQAVQQDLVQANRLAILGQVAAGVAHEINQPVATIRAYADNARTFLARGQAAPAGENLQSIAALTERIGAITEELKSFARKGRGSAEPTGLKDVIEGAVMLLRSRFAGRMDTLDIALPPAELQVMGNRIRLEQVLINLLQNALEAVAPKAGDGRVEVRISADAGMVTVTVADNGPGIPPDIRKGLFTPFNTSKESGLGLGLVISKDIVGDYGGRMEVVSDGSGTRFIVHLRKA; this is encoded by the coding sequence ATGCACAAATCCGCCATGTCCTTGTCCGTCTCGCAAAGGCTGTGGCCTGCCCTTTCCCTGCACCACCGCATTCGCCGGATGTGGTGGGCCTATGCGGTGATCGCGCTGCTTGCCGTCATCGCAAGCCTCTGGGCCGGCGGTGAGATCGGCCGGCGCCGTGCGGAGGCCGCCCTCGAGGAACAGGCCCGCATGGATGCAAGGCTGAATGCGGCTTTGCTGCGCACGGTTCTCGAAAAATACCGGGCCCTGCCCTTCGTGCTGTCGCAGGACGCTGCACTCGCCGCGGCGCTGACGGGAAACGATGCCGGCACCTTCGAGCGGCTCAGTCAGAAGCTGGAAAAGCTGGCGGCGGGCACGAAGGCTGCCGTCATCTATGTTATCGACAAGGACGGCATCGCGGTTTCGGCCAGCAACTGGCGCGAACCGACGAGTTTCGTCGGCAATGATTACCGCTTCCGGGAGTATTTTCGAGGCGCGGCCGAAAGAGGACAGGCCGAGCACTTCGCGCTCGGCACGGTCAGCAAGAAACCGGGTCTCTATATCTCCCAACGGATTTCGGGCAGCAATGGCCTGCTGGGTGTCGTTGTTGTCAAGGTCGAATTCGACGACGTCGAGGCGGATTGGAATGCCTCGAACACCCCGTCCTACGTCGTTGACGAGCGCGGCATCGTTCTCATCACCAGTATTCCATCATGGCGGTTCATGACGATCGGCCGGATCGCCGACGACCGGTTGACCGCGATCCGCGAAAGCCTTCAATTCGGCGCTGCGCCGCTTCAGCCCCTGCCGCTGGATTTCGTCCGCAACCTCGGCGACGGCCTTGACGTCGTTGAGATCGTCATGCCCGGCGATGCCGGGAAAACCAGGTTTCTCGATGTCGGGATGCCGGTTCCCGCAACCGGCTGGCAGTTGCAGCATCTCGTGGCGCTAGGGCCATCCATCGATGCGGGCATTCGCGAAGCCCGTATGCTGGCCTTGCTGATACTCTTGCCGCTGCTGGCAGGAGCAGCGTTTCTGCTGCGCCGCCGCCATACGATCACCTTGCGGATTTTCAGAGAACAGCAGGCGCGAGAGGAGTTGGAACGGCGCGTCGCCGAGCGGACCCTGGATCTCAGCCAGGCGCGCGATCGGCTGCAGGCTGAAATCATCGGCCACAAGAGCACCGAGCAGCGGCTGCAGGCCGTGCAGCAGGATCTGGTGCAGGCCAACCGGCTGGCGATCCTCGGTCAGGTGGCCGCCGGCGTCGCTCATGAGATCAACCAGCCGGTGGCGACCATTCGTGCTTATGCGGACAACGCCCGCACCTTCCTCGCTCGCGGCCAGGCCGCACCTGCCGGTGAAAATCTCCAAAGCATCGCGGCTTTGACGGAGCGCATAGGTGCGATCACCGAGGAGCTGAAGAGTTTTGCCCGAAAGGGTCGCGGCAGCGCCGAGCCGACAGGATTGAAGGATGTGATCGAAGGCGCGGTGATGCTGTTGCGCAGCCGGTTTGCCGGCCGCATGGACACGCTCGACATCGCCCTGCCGCCGGCTGAGCTGCAGGTGATGGGAAACCGCATCCGTCTGGAGCAGGTGCTCATCAACCTGCTTCAGAACGCCCTGGAGGCGGTGGCGCCGAAGGCCGGAGACGGGCGCGTCGAGGTCAGGATATCAGCCGATGCAGGCATGGTAACGGTGACGGTCGCCGACAACGGCCCCGGTATTCCGCCTGATATCCGCAAGGGCCTGTTCACGCCGTTCAATACCTCGAAGGAAAGCGGTCTCGGCCTGGGGCTGGTCATCTCCAAGGATATTGTCGGCGATTACGGCGGCCGGATGGAGGTCGTCAGCGACGGCAGTGGAACCCGGTTCATCGTTCATCTGAGGAAGGCTTGA
- a CDS encoding dicarboxylate/amino acid:cation symporter — MIAAPFDAVADSKGKKKPFYTHLYVQVLAAIAAGIVLGHFYPELGTQLKPLGDAFIKLVKMIIAPVIFLTVATGIAGMSDLKKVGRVAGKAMLYFLTFSTLALVIGMIVANVVQPGAGMNIDPASLDPAAVATFASKAHEQSIVGFLTNIIPTTIVGAFADGDILQVLFFSVLFGIALAMVGEKGEQVVNFLNALTAPVFKLVAILMKAAPIGAFGAMAFTIGKYGIGSIANLAMLIGTFYLTSLLFVLVVLGAVARYNGFSILALLRYIKEELLLVLGTSSSEAALPGLMNKMEKAGCKRSVVGLVIPTGYSFNLDGTNIYMTLAALFIAQATGINLSWGDQILLLLVAMLSSKGAAGITGAGFITLAATLSVVPSVPVAGMALILGIDRFMSECRALTNLVGNAVATIVVARWENELDTAQLARALGGQTDDATSVAGLQPAE; from the coding sequence ATGATCGCAGCACCATTCGATGCAGTCGCAGACAGCAAGGGCAAAAAGAAGCCCTTTTATACCCATCTTTACGTTCAGGTTTTGGCGGCCATCGCCGCGGGTATTGTTCTCGGCCATTTCTACCCCGAACTCGGCACGCAGCTGAAGCCGCTCGGCGATGCCTTCATCAAGCTCGTCAAGATGATCATCGCCCCGGTCATCTTCCTGACGGTGGCGACCGGCATTGCCGGCATGAGCGACCTGAAGAAGGTCGGCCGCGTTGCCGGCAAGGCAATGTTGTACTTCCTCACCTTCTCGACCTTGGCGCTCGTCATCGGCATGATCGTCGCCAATGTCGTCCAGCCCGGCGCCGGCATGAACATCGATCCGGCGTCGCTGGATCCCGCCGCCGTCGCCACTTTTGCCTCGAAGGCGCATGAGCAGAGCATCGTCGGCTTCCTGACCAACATCATTCCGACGACAATCGTCGGCGCTTTTGCCGATGGCGATATTCTGCAGGTGCTGTTCTTCTCGGTGCTCTTCGGCATCGCACTGGCGATGGTCGGCGAAAAGGGCGAGCAGGTCGTCAATTTCCTCAATGCCCTGACGGCTCCGGTCTTCAAGCTCGTCGCCATCCTCATGAAGGCTGCCCCGATCGGCGCTTTCGGCGCCATGGCCTTCACCATCGGCAAGTATGGCATCGGATCGATCGCCAATCTCGCCATGCTGATCGGCACCTTCTACCTCACCTCGCTGCTCTTCGTCCTCGTCGTTCTCGGCGCCGTCGCCCGCTATAACGGCTTCTCGATCTTGGCGCTGCTGCGCTACATCAAGGAAGAGCTGTTGCTGGTTCTCGGCACCTCGTCTTCGGAGGCCGCGCTTCCGGGGCTGATGAACAAGATGGAAAAGGCGGGCTGCAAGCGCTCGGTCGTCGGCCTCGTCATCCCCACAGGCTATTCCTTCAATCTCGATGGCACCAACATCTACATGACGCTGGCGGCCCTGTTCATCGCCCAGGCAACCGGCATCAATCTCTCTTGGGGTGACCAGATCCTGCTGCTGCTGGTAGCGATGCTGAGTTCCAAGGGTGCAGCGGGCATTACCGGCGCAGGCTTCATCACGCTTGCCGCCACACTTTCCGTCGTGCCCTCCGTGCCGGTCGCCGGCATGGCACTCATCCTCGGCATCGACCGCTTCATGTCGGAATGCCGGGCGCTGACGAACCTCGTCGGCAATGCAGTGGCGACGATCGTCGTGGCGCGTTGGGAAAACGAGCTGGATACCGCGCAGCTTGCCAGAGCGTTGGGCGGCCAGACCGACGATGCTACTTCGGTTGCCGGGCTTCAGCCGGCGGAATAA
- a CDS encoding ArsR/SmtB family transcription factor, whose protein sequence is MDKDEIIKALAHPTRMDILNWLKNPEQHFPSQEHPFEMGVCASQFERCGLSQSTVSAHLGTLHRAGLVTTKRVGQWIFYKRNDETIAAFLKQLTQDL, encoded by the coding sequence ATGGACAAAGACGAGATCATCAAGGCACTTGCCCACCCGACCCGGATGGACATTCTGAACTGGCTGAAAAATCCAGAGCAACATTTCCCCTCGCAGGAGCATCCTTTCGAAATGGGCGTCTGCGCCAGCCAGTTCGAGCGCTGCGGCCTGTCGCAGTCGACCGTCTCGGCCCATTTGGGAACGCTGCATCGCGCCGGCCTCGTCACCACCAAACGCGTCGGACAGTGGATCTTCTACAAACGTAACGACGAAACGATCGCCGCCTTCCTGAAGCAACTGACGCAGGACCTTTAG
- a CDS encoding glycosyltransferase family 4 protein: MPDIRDVEIIAPNFKRRLSGVTSTIVQLIPCQIRLGIKIATLGPGLPEGLPSLMWRQLLGLWRQPARRRQRVWHARRNNEMAVGIMLRHLLRMRLKLLFTSAAQRRHTAYTKWLIRRMDAVIATSDRSGSFLEVPHTVIQHGVDLALFHPPETADDGIAATGLPGRHLIGCFGRVRHQKGTDLFVQAMIELLPQHPEWTAVVSGRVTAEHTAFADKLKADVAAAGLGDRILFLGEVPDIKVWYRRLTLYVAPSRNEGFGLTPLEAMASRTAVVASDAGAYAELVVTGETGAVIAAGDGETLTRAIAPYIADPGLAIAHGENALRHVRTNFALEKEASAIGAVYDRLLGDNR, from the coding sequence GTGCCGGACATTCGTGACGTCGAGATCATCGCGCCCAATTTCAAGCGCCGGCTCTCCGGCGTCACCTCGACCATCGTCCAGCTCATCCCCTGCCAGATCCGGCTCGGCATCAAGATCGCAACTCTCGGTCCCGGCCTGCCGGAGGGCCTGCCGAGCCTCATGTGGCGGCAGCTCCTCGGCCTCTGGCGCCAGCCGGCGCGCCGGCGCCAGCGCGTCTGGCACGCCCGCCGCAACAACGAGATGGCCGTCGGCATAATGCTTCGCCATCTCCTGCGCATGCGGCTGAAGCTGCTCTTCACCTCGGCCGCCCAACGCCGCCACACCGCCTATACGAAATGGCTGATCCGCCGCATGGACGCGGTTATCGCGACCAGCGACCGTTCCGGCTCATTCCTCGAGGTGCCGCACACGGTCATCCAGCACGGCGTCGACCTTGCCCTGTTCCATCCGCCGGAAACGGCAGACGATGGCATCGCCGCTACCGGTCTGCCCGGCCGCCATCTCATCGGCTGCTTCGGCCGTGTGCGCCATCAGAAGGGCACCGATCTTTTCGTGCAGGCGATGATCGAACTCTTGCCGCAGCATCCCGAGTGGACGGCGGTCGTCTCCGGCCGGGTAACGGCGGAGCACACGGCATTCGCAGACAAACTCAAGGCCGATGTCGCCGCAGCCGGGCTTGGCGACCGTATCCTTTTCCTCGGAGAGGTGCCTGATATCAAGGTCTGGTATCGACGCCTGACGCTTTACGTCGCCCCCTCTAGAAACGAGGGCTTCGGCCTGACGCCGCTCGAAGCCATGGCCTCGCGCACTGCCGTCGTAGCATCGGACGCAGGCGCCTATGCCGAACTCGTCGTCACGGGCGAGACGGGTGCGGTCATCGCCGCCGGCGATGGCGAGACGCTGACCCGGGCCATCGCCCCCTATATCGCAGATCCCGGTCTGGCGATTGCCCACGGCGAGAATGCACTACGCCATGTCAGGACGAATTTTGCGCTGGAGAAGGAAGCGAGCGCGATCGGCGCCGTTTACGATCGCCTTCTCGGCGACAACCGCTGA
- a CDS encoding LysR family transcriptional regulator VtlR, with amino-acid sequence MPLDWDKLRIFHAAAEAGSFTHAADKLHLSQSAISRQVSALEQDVGTKLFHRHARGLILTEQGELLYRTAHDVLLKLETVKMQLTETNETPSGKLRVTTTVGLGQGWLTDKIQEFLQLYPDVQIQLILDNEEVDVNMRHADCAIRLRQPQQSDLIQRKLFTVHMHVYAAPSYINRHGEPQKIEDLDNHRIITFGEPAPSYLLDVNWLEVAGRSSDNKRIPHLQINSQTSIKRAALLGIGIACLPDYIVGRDPGLIQLAINADVPSFDTYFCYPDEIKNAAKLKAFRDFIVSKARNWNF; translated from the coding sequence ATGCCATTGGATTGGGACAAGCTGCGTATTTTTCACGCAGCTGCCGAGGCGGGCTCGTTCACGCATGCGGCGGACAAACTGCATCTGTCCCAATCCGCCATTAGCCGCCAGGTCAGCGCGCTGGAGCAGGATGTCGGCACCAAGCTGTTTCACCGCCATGCACGCGGCCTGATTCTGACCGAACAGGGCGAGCTGCTGTACCGCACCGCCCATGACGTGCTGCTGAAGCTCGAAACGGTGAAGATGCAGCTCACCGAGACCAATGAGACGCCGTCCGGCAAGCTGCGCGTGACCACGACGGTCGGCCTCGGTCAGGGCTGGCTGACCGACAAGATCCAGGAATTCCTGCAGCTCTATCCCGATGTGCAGATCCAGCTGATCCTCGACAACGAGGAAGTGGATGTGAACATGCGCCACGCCGACTGCGCAATCCGCTTGCGCCAGCCGCAGCAATCCGACCTCATCCAGCGCAAACTCTTTACCGTGCACATGCACGTCTATGCGGCGCCCTCCTACATCAATCGGCATGGCGAGCCGCAGAAGATCGAGGATCTCGACAATCACCGCATCATCACTTTCGGCGAGCCGGCACCGAGTTACCTGCTCGACGTCAACTGGCTGGAGGTCGCCGGCCGCTCGTCAGACAACAAGCGTATCCCGCATTTGCAGATCAACAGCCAGACCTCGATCAAGCGCGCCGCCCTGCTCGGCATCGGCATCGCTTGCCTGCCGGATTACATCGTCGGCCGCGACCCGGGCCTGATTCAGCTGGCGATCAATGCCGACGTTCCCTCCTTCGACACCTATTTCTGCTATCCCGACGAGATCAAGAACGCCGCCAAGCTGAAAGCTTTTCGCGATTTCATCGTCAGCAAGGCCAGAAACTGGAACTTTTGA
- a CDS encoding Lrp/AsnC family transcriptional regulator, translated as MGRAELDVIDIKILRELQADGRMTNVELADRVGISAPPCLRRVRKLEEAGIIEGYHAMLNSPRLGFDLVAFCMVGLKHQSEGNLKAFAAATTEWPLVRQAWMVSGDSDFLLHCVAENLTRFQDFVIEVLTANEHVDTVRTMLTIRQVKKLGLVEV; from the coding sequence GTGGGTCGCGCCGAACTCGACGTCATCGACATAAAGATCCTCCGGGAGCTGCAGGCCGACGGCCGCATGACCAATGTCGAGCTCGCCGATCGCGTCGGCATCTCGGCGCCGCCATGCCTGCGCCGGGTGCGCAAGCTCGAGGAAGCGGGCATCATCGAGGGTTACCACGCGATGCTGAACAGCCCGCGGCTCGGCTTCGACCTCGTCGCTTTTTGCATGGTCGGCCTCAAGCACCAGTCGGAAGGCAATCTCAAGGCCTTCGCCGCCGCCACCACCGAATGGCCGCTGGTGCGCCAGGCCTGGATGGTCTCCGGCGACAGCGATTTCCTGCTGCATTGCGTGGCGGAGAACCTCACGCGCTTCCAGGATTTCGTCATCGAGGTGCTGACGGCGAACGAACATGTCGATACCGTGCGCACCATGCTGACGATCCGGCAGGTGAAGAAGCTCGGACTTGTGGAAGTCTGA
- a CDS encoding sigma-54-dependent transcriptional regulator, producing MATMMPVALIDDDKDLRRATAQTLELAGFSVFAYDGAKTALADLAADFAGPIVTDIRMPEIDGLQLFATLQTMDVDLPVILMTGHGDIPMAVQAIQDGAYDFIAKPFAADRLVQSVRRASEKRRLVLENRMLRKAAEDAQENSPLLGQTPVMENLRRILRHIADTDVDVLVAGETGSGKEVVAQILHQWSHRRKGNFVALNCGALPETVIESELFGHEAGAFTGAQKRRTGRIEHAGGGTLFLDEIESMPVATQVKMLRVLEMREITPLGTNEVRPVDLRVVAAAKIDLGDPAVRGDFREDLYYRLNVVTISIPPLRERRDDVPLLFSHFAARAAERFRRDVPPLPEVVRRHLASHAWPGNVRELSHYAERVVLGVEGGGAAAIPPQPTDATLPERLERYEAEIIRDALSANDGDVRRTIEALGIPRKTFYDKLQRHGINRGGYAARK from the coding sequence ATGGCCACAATGATGCCCGTTGCCCTGATCGACGACGACAAGGATCTGCGCCGCGCCACCGCCCAGACGCTCGAACTCGCCGGATTCTCCGTTTTCGCCTATGATGGCGCCAAAACCGCGCTTGCCGACTTGGCAGCCGACTTTGCCGGCCCCATCGTCACCGATATCCGCATGCCGGAGATCGACGGGCTGCAACTCTTCGCCACGCTGCAGACCATGGATGTCGACCTGCCGGTGATCCTGATGACTGGGCACGGCGATATTCCGATGGCGGTTCAGGCAATCCAAGACGGTGCTTATGACTTCATCGCCAAGCCCTTCGCAGCCGATCGGCTCGTCCAAAGCGTGCGTCGAGCCAGCGAGAAGCGGCGGCTTGTTCTGGAGAACCGCATGCTGCGCAAAGCTGCCGAGGATGCGCAGGAGAATTCGCCGCTGCTCGGCCAGACGCCTGTCATGGAAAATTTGCGAAGAATTCTTCGCCACATCGCCGATACCGATGTCGACGTGCTTGTTGCCGGCGAGACGGGCAGCGGCAAGGAAGTGGTTGCTCAGATTCTGCATCAGTGGAGCCACCGCCGGAAGGGCAATTTCGTGGCGCTGAACTGCGGCGCCCTGCCCGAAACCGTCATCGAAAGCGAGTTGTTCGGCCACGAGGCCGGCGCCTTTACCGGCGCCCAGAAGCGCCGCACGGGCCGCATCGAACATGCAGGCGGCGGCACACTTTTCCTCGACGAGATCGAGAGCATGCCTGTCGCCACGCAGGTCAAGATGCTGAGAGTGTTGGAGATGCGCGAGATCACGCCGCTCGGCACCAATGAGGTGCGCCCGGTCGATCTGCGCGTCGTCGCGGCTGCCAAGATCGACCTCGGGGATCCCGCTGTGCGAGGGGATTTTCGCGAAGATCTCTATTACAGGCTGAATGTCGTGACGATCTCCATTCCGCCGCTGCGAGAACGTCGCGACGACGTTCCGCTGCTGTTTTCCCACTTCGCCGCCCGTGCCGCCGAGCGCTTCCGCCGTGATGTCCCGCCGCTTCCAGAGGTAGTGCGGCGACATCTTGCCTCGCATGCATGGCCGGGCAATGTCCGCGAGCTCTCGCATTATGCCGAACGCGTCGTGCTTGGCGTCGAAGGCGGTGGAGCGGCCGCGATCCCTCCGCAGCCGACGGATGCCACGCTGCCCGAACGGCTGGAACGGTACGAGGCGGAGATCATCCGCGACGCGCTGTCGGCCAATGATGGCGACGTGCGCCGCACCATCGAGGCACTCGGCATTCCGAGAAAGACGTTCTACGACAAGCTTCAGCGTCACGGTATCAACCGGGGTGGCTATGCCGCCCGCAAGTAA
- the greA gene encoding transcription elongation factor GreA yields the protein MVEKVPMTPGGFVKLQEELRWRQQEERPRIIEAIAEARAHGDLSENAEYHAAKEAQSHNEGRISELEDLTARAEVIDLTKMSGDKIKFGAKVKLVDEDTEEEKTYQIVGDQEADVKAGRISISSPIARALIGKEVGDSIEVNAPGGAKAYEILQVSWG from the coding sequence ATGGTTGAAAAGGTACCAATGACGCCGGGTGGTTTCGTCAAGCTGCAGGAAGAACTGCGCTGGCGTCAGCAGGAGGAGCGCCCTCGAATCATCGAGGCGATCGCCGAAGCCCGAGCCCATGGCGACCTTTCCGAAAACGCCGAATATCATGCCGCCAAGGAAGCCCAGAGCCACAACGAAGGCCGCATCAGCGAGCTGGAAGATCTGACGGCGCGCGCCGAGGTCATCGACCTGACGAAGATGTCGGGCGACAAGATCAAGTTCGGCGCCAAGGTGAAGCTCGTCGACGAAGACACCGAGGAAGAAAAGACCTACCAGATCGTTGGCGACCAGGAAGCCGACGTCAAAGCCGGCCGCATCTCCATCTCCTCCCCGATCGCTCGTGCGCTGATCGGCAAGGAAGTCGGCGATTCCATCGAGGTCAATGCGCCGGGCGGCGCCAAGGCTTACGAAATCCTCCAGGTTTCCTGGGGCTGA
- the trxB gene encoding thioredoxin-disulfide reductase — protein sequence MPARHTKVLIIGSGPAGYTAAVYAARAMLKPVLIAGLEQGGQLMITTDVENYPGFADPIQGPWLMEQMLQQAKHVGAEIVNDVVTEVDMNQRPFVARTDSGQVWTADTLIIATGAKAKWLGIESEQHFQGFGVSACATCDGFFYRNKDVIVVGGGNSAVEEALYLSNIAKSVTLVHRRDFFRAEKILQERLFSKDNIKVLWNTEVAEITGTPAKPPMPQSVSGARLRDVRTGAITEMVVDGVFVAIGHAPATELFKDKLKLKDNGYLWTAPDSTATSLQGVYAAGDVTDDTFRQAITAAGLGCMAALEAERYLTGHMPVAVAAE from the coding sequence ATGCCCGCCCGCCACACCAAGGTGCTCATCATCGGTTCCGGACCTGCAGGCTATACCGCCGCGGTCTATGCCGCGCGCGCCATGCTGAAACCGGTTCTGATTGCCGGTCTCGAACAGGGCGGCCAGCTGATGATCACCACCGATGTCGAGAATTATCCGGGCTTTGCCGATCCGATCCAGGGTCCCTGGCTGATGGAACAGATGCTGCAGCAGGCAAAACATGTCGGCGCCGAGATCGTCAACGACGTCGTCACCGAAGTCGACATGAACCAGCGTCCCTTCGTCGCCCGCACCGACAGCGGCCAGGTCTGGACCGCCGATACGCTGATCATCGCCACCGGCGCCAAGGCCAAGTGGCTCGGCATCGAGAGCGAGCAGCATTTCCAGGGCTTCGGCGTTTCGGCTTGCGCCACCTGCGACGGTTTCTTCTATCGCAACAAGGATGTGATCGTGGTCGGCGGCGGCAACAGCGCCGTCGAGGAGGCGCTCTATCTCTCCAACATCGCCAAGTCGGTGACATTGGTTCACCGCCGCGATTTCTTTCGGGCCGAGAAGATCCTGCAGGAACGCCTGTTCTCCAAGGACAATATCAAGGTGCTGTGGAACACCGAAGTGGCGGAAATTACCGGCACGCCGGCCAAGCCACCGATGCCGCAATCCGTATCCGGTGCGCGCCTGCGTGACGTCAGGACCGGCGCGATCACCGAGATGGTCGTCGACGGCGTCTTCGTCGCCATCGGCCATGCGCCGGCAACCGAGCTCTTCAAGGACAAACTGAAGCTGAAGGACAACGGTTATCTCTGGACCGCGCCGGATTCGACCGCGACCAGCCTGCAGGGGGTCTATGCCGCCGGCGACGTGACCGACGATACGTTCCGCCAGGCGATTACTGCCGCCGGCCTGGGGTGCATGGCAGCGCTTGAAGCCGAGCGATACCTGACGGGCCACATGCCCGTCGCCGTGGCCGCGGAGTAA